The Oharaeibacter diazotrophicus genome includes a window with the following:
- a CDS encoding DUF4170 domain-containing protein, whose amino-acid sequence MTTAPAKQLLHLVFGGELKSLDATEFADLSKVDVVGIFPNYATAYAAWKEKAQATVDSAQTRYFIVHLHRLLEPTVA is encoded by the coding sequence ATGACGACCGCTCCCGCCAAGCAGCTCCTCCACCTCGTCTTCGGCGGCGAACTGAAGAGCCTCGACGCAACCGAGTTCGCGGACCTCTCCAAGGTCGACGTCGTCGGCATCTTCCCGAACTACGCCACCGCCTACGCCGCCTGGAAGGAAAAGGCGCAGGCGACGGTGGACAGCGCCCAGACGCGCTACTTCATCGTGCACCTGCACCGTCTCCTGGAGCCGACCGTGGCCTAA
- a CDS encoding 3'(2'),5'-bisphosphate nucleotidase CysQ translates to MPAADAREAPGADRDADDLRLLVAAAESAADIALGYFRRDPQVWHKENASPVSEADYAVDRHLRETLLAARPDYGWLSEETEDDPARLDRARVFVVDPIDGTRGFLAGSDEWTVSLAVVEHGRPVAAALIQPATATLFTARAGHGAWIGGRPLALAGARDLGNATVAGPSALTARLQREAPGVRAAGYVASLALRIAMVADGRIDLAIAKGKAHDWDIAAADLIVVEAGGVLSRFDGAPIVYNREHPRHGALAAAADPALLARVAAILA, encoded by the coding sequence TTGCCGGCCGCTGACGCCAGAGAGGCTCCCGGAGCCGACCGCGACGCCGACGACCTCCGCCTGCTGGTCGCCGCCGCCGAATCGGCGGCCGACATCGCGCTCGGCTATTTCCGGCGCGATCCGCAGGTCTGGCACAAGGAGAACGCCTCGCCCGTCAGCGAAGCCGACTACGCCGTCGACCGCCACCTCCGCGAGACGCTGCTGGCGGCCCGGCCCGACTACGGCTGGCTGTCGGAGGAGACCGAGGACGACCCGGCGCGCCTCGACCGCGCGCGCGTCTTCGTCGTCGACCCCATCGACGGCACCCGCGGCTTCCTCGCCGGCTCCGACGAGTGGACCGTGTCGCTGGCGGTGGTGGAGCACGGTCGGCCGGTCGCCGCCGCGCTGATCCAGCCGGCGACCGCGACGCTGTTCACCGCCCGCGCCGGCCACGGCGCCTGGATCGGCGGCCGCCCGCTGGCGCTCGCCGGCGCACGTGATCTCGGGAACGCCACCGTCGCCGGACCGTCGGCGCTCACGGCGCGGCTGCAGCGGGAGGCGCCCGGCGTGCGCGCGGCCGGCTACGTCGCCTCGCTGGCGCTGCGCATCGCCATGGTCGCCGACGGCCGCATCGACCTCGCCATCGCCAAGGGCAAGGCCCACGACTGGGACATCGCGGCCGCCGACCTGATCGTGGTCGAGGCCGGCGGCGTTCTGTCCCGGTTCGACGGCGCGCCGATCGTCTATAATCGCGAGCATCCGAGGCACGGTGCCCTCGCCGCCGCCGCCGATCCGGCGCTGCTGGCGCGGGTGGCCGCGATCCTCGCCTGA